The region AGAGGATATTATCCGGAAATCCCGCCAGAATTGATCCAGTAGGATCAATTCTGGAAGTTCGAATATCAAAATCCAAATATCGAAACAATATCGAATTTTCAAAATTCAAATGACCGAAACGGAATACTGTATTTTGTTTTGAAAATTTAGATTTTGAAAATTCGTGCTTGTTTCGGATTTCGAATTTCGTGCTTCGAATTTGAATTTTATCATATGGCTAAAAAAAACAAGAAAAACGCGGTACCGGGTCAGGAACTGCAAATGAAAACCATCACGATTAAAGACATCGTGGCGCCGTCGTCGATAATGCTGGCGCCGGATTATTTGAAATTAAGCGAGCGTTGCGGAAAATCGTTCTTTATTTTTTCCTACCCGCGCTATTTGAATTCCGGCTGGTTCACGCCGGTTATCAATCTGGACACGCCCATGGATGTGGCTTTCCACATCAATCCGATCGACACCGCCAAAACTTTGCGGGACTTGCGGAAAAAACTCACTGAAGTGCAGGCCGAAATCATGGAAAGGGAAGAAAAAGGGCTGGTGCGCGATCCGGCGCTGGAAATCGCTTATCAGGATTTGGAAAGTTTGCGCGACAAACTCCAAACCTCGACGGAACGGATGTTCCGCCTGGGAATTTATCTAACGGTTTACGAAGACAATTTCGAAAAATTGCGCGACATCGAAACCACCCTGCGTTCGATTCTCGAATCGAAATTGGTATACATAAAACCTTCGATGTATCAGCAAAAAGAAGGATTTATCACCACCTGCCCCTACGGATTGGACCAAATACAGATATACACGCCCATGAACACCGGGCCGCTTTCATCGACATTCCCGTTTGTTTCGTTTGATCTAAGCGCCAACGAAGGGATTCTTTACGGAACCAACCTGCACAACAATTCGTTGATATTGTTCGACCGCTTCAGCCTTGAAAACGCCAACAGCGTCATTTTCGCCAAATCCGGTTCGGGAAAAAGTTACGGCGTCAAACTGGAAATTTTGCGTTCAATGATGCTTGGAATCGACGGCATCGTGGTCGATCCGGAAAACGAATTCAAAACATTGGCGGAATCCACCGGCGGATCGTTTTTGAATGTTTCTCTGGCGTCTCCCTACCATATCAATCCGTTTGACCTGCCCGAACCGCGCGAAGACGAAAACCCGGCCGATGTGATCCGTTCCAACATCATCAATATCGTGGGCCTGGTGCGCATCCTTTTGGGCGGCCTCAATCCGGAAGAAGATTCCATCATTGACCGGGCCTTGACCGAAGTCTACGCCGCCAAAGACATTACCCCCGAAACCGACCCCCAACTGTGGCCGGAACGCACGCCGCTAATGCAGGATATGGAAGCGGTGCTTGAAGGCATGGACGGCACCGATTCGCTGGTGCGCCGCATCCGCAAATTCACCCAGGGCACATATTCGGAATTTTTCAACCAGCCAACCAACATTTCCATGGAAAAACCCCTGGTGGTTTTCGGCATCCGCGACATGGAAAACGAACTGCGCACCGCGGCAATGTACATTATTATGCATTACATTTGGAACAAAGTGCGTTCAAAACTGCGCAAGCGCATCCTGGTGGTCGATGAAGCCTGGGTACTGATGCAGAGCGAAGACGGCGCATCGTTTTTATACGGACTCTGCAAACGCGCGCGCAAATACTGGCTGGGAGTTTCCACCATCACCCAAGATGTGGCCGATTTTATGCGCTCGAATTACGGCGCGCCCATCATCACCAACTCGTCTTTGCAATTTTTGATGAAACAATCTCCGGCCACCATCGATGTGGTCCAAAAAACATTCAATCTCACCGAAAGGGAAAAAGGGTTCCTGCTGGAAGCCGAAATAGGCGAGGGATTATTTTTCGCCGGACAAAAACATGTGGCGATGAAAGTGGTCGCATCGTACATCGAAGACCAAATCATCACCACCAACCCCGAAGAAATCAACAAAATCAAAAAAGCCAAAGCGGAAATGCAGCCGCCGCAATAATCCAACAAAAAAACGCCTTTTGCGAGGGCGTTTTTTTATTGAATTATCGTCCGCCGGCTATTCTGGGTTTAATCACAACCTTTCTTTCCGGCCCCAAACCCCGGCTTTCAGTCTCAATATCGTCCCGCCGGCTCAATTCCATATGGACGATCCTCCTGTCATAAGCGCTCATCGGCGCCAAAGCCGCCTCTCTTTTGGTCCGCGCCGCTTCGTCGGCGGCGGTTGCCGCCAATTCTTTCAAATGCCGGTTGCGGTTTTTTTTGTAATCGTTGATGTCCAAATCGACATAGAGCGGTTCCGGACGCGATTTTCTCATAATCATCCGCAAAAGATGCTGGAGCGCCAGCAAAGTTTCGCCGCCCGAACCGATCAACGTTTGCGGATCGTCGACTTTGGCCTCAATGCAAACCGTCAAATCTTTTTGCGGCAAAACCGAAATCCGAACTTCGGGCGCGATTTTCCCGATTAAATCTTCGGCAATTTTTTTGGCATTCTTTAGATCGAAATTGTTATCTTCTTCCATATCATTTTTTCTTTAATATATAATATTGCTGGACAATCGAAAACAAGCTGGTGGAAATCCAATAAAGACTCAATGCCGCCGGCAATCCCCAAAATATCAATACCGTGATCGCGGGAAACACATACAAAGATTGGGTTTGCATCATCGCCGCGAATTGCTCGCTCTGGCTTTTTTCTTTTTTGTCGGATTTGTCCGGCGTCTTGGGCATCATCATTTTTGTCTGGACAAACTGCAATACGGCGGCGGCAACCGCGAACGCCGGAAACGAGGCGGAAAGATTTATCGCCCCAAAAAATGCCGGATCGATAGCCCCCGGATTGGGAACAAACCCATAAAGCATGGAAAGCGAACTGTCTTTTGAGCCGTCCAAAAAAACGCGGTACAGCGTCCACAAAACCGGAATCTGGATAATCAAAAACAAAATACTGCTCAACGGGTTGATTTTGTTCTCCCGCCACAATTCCATCATCAATAACGCCTGTTTTTCTTTATCGTTTTTGTATTTTTCCTGTATCTCCTTCATCCGGGGCTGTATTTGGGCGGTAACTTTTTGAACCCGGATCGATTCGGCGGCAAGGGGATAAAGAAGCACGCGGATCAACACCGTGAGCGCGATCACGGCAAACCCGAAATCGCCAAGATATTGGTATAAAACGACCAAAACATTAAAAAACGGCTGATAAAGAATGGCGTCAAAAAAATTCATGAATTGGGTTAAAAGCGCAAAAACCAAAGATTAAAATGACAATGCAAAATGTTAAAATACTAAAATTCAAACATTTTGCAATTTTAAATTGTCATTTTTCATTTTGATCTTTCAATTTTAAATTAGACAAAACCCCGGACATTGCCAAAAGCTTTTCCACGCCGGCCGCCAGTTCCCGGTATTCCTTCTTGTTCGCGCCCGGATTCGCGATAATAACGCAATCGAAACCGGGCAAGACATTCTTTAAAATCGCCGCGGCCGCGGCGCGCAACCGGCGTTTAAGTTTGTTTCGCGCGGTCGCGTTTTTAGACACTCGTTTGGATACGACAAAACAAAAACGCGCGACCGCCGAATCGTTGGCCGCCGTTTTGC is a window of Candidatus Nealsonbacteria bacterium DGGOD1a DNA encoding:
- a CDS encoding DUF87 domain-containing protein is translated as MAKKNKKNAVPGQELQMKTITIKDIVAPSSIMLAPDYLKLSERCGKSFFIFSYPRYLNSGWFTPVINLDTPMDVAFHINPIDTAKTLRDLRKKLTEVQAEIMEREEKGLVRDPALEIAYQDLESLRDKLQTSTERMFRLGIYLTVYEDNFEKLRDIETTLRSILESKLVYIKPSMYQQKEGFITTCPYGLDQIQIYTPMNTGPLSSTFPFVSFDLSANEGILYGTNLHNNSLILFDRFSLENANSVIFAKSGSGKSYGVKLEILRSMMLGIDGIVVDPENEFKTLAESTGGSFLNVSLASPYHINPFDLPEPREDENPADVIRSNIINIVGLVRILLGGLNPEEDSIIDRALTEVYAAKDITPETDPQLWPERTPLMQDMEAVLEGMDGTDSLVRRIRKFTQGTYSEFFNQPTNISMEKPLVVFGIRDMENELRTAAMYIIMHYIWNKVRSKLRKRILVVDEAWVLMQSEDGASFLYGLCKRARKYWLGVSTITQDVADFMRSNYGAPIITNSSLQFLMKQSPATIDVVQKTFNLTEREKGFLLEAEIGEGLFFAGQKHVAMKVVASYIEDQIITTNPEEINKIKKAKAEMQPPQ
- a CDS encoding YidC/Oxa1 family membrane protein insertase, translating into MNFFDAILYQPFFNVLVVLYQYLGDFGFAVIALTVLIRVLLYPLAAESIRVQKVTAQIQPRMKEIQEKYKNDKEKQALLMMELWRENKINPLSSILFLIIQIPVLWTLYRVFLDGSKDSSLSMLYGFVPNPGAIDPAFFGAINLSASFPAFAVAAAVLQFVQTKMMMPKTPDKSDKKEKSQSEQFAAMMQTQSLYVFPAITVLIFWGLPAALSLYWISTSLFSIVQQYYILKKK
- the rnpA gene encoding ribonuclease P protein component, translated to MLPPANRLRKEKEIKRALASPKSRRFGLLVCKTAANDSAVARFCFVVSKRVSKNATARNKLKRRLRAAAAAILKNVLPGFDCVIIANPGANKKEYRELAAGVEKLLAMSGVLSNLKLKDQNEK